A stretch of the Paramormyrops kingsleyae isolate MSU_618 chromosome 16, PKINGS_0.4, whole genome shotgun sequence genome encodes the following:
- the LOC111850190 gene encoding uncharacterized protein isoform X3, whose protein sequence is MDFLSEVSQKQAEARLAAKRAARAEAREIRMKELEWQQNEISDDEERMSVGSRGSLRVEDRDKDHLEKGSRATSTLASLSRASSRRGSGDASNWADPETSVREMKDSMLEVEQKYRKAMVFNAQLDNEKSKLMYQVDVLKDSLMELEEQLSESRREHEEKSKALERERHAHNILQFQFSELKEMLKQSEELLTENRKLSLKQDGYVREIADLQETLEWKDKKIGALERQKEYSDAIQNERDDLRNEVLQLRDTLKKHGIVLGPDLNANGETEGVIDRLTNADSATRSAQDPQTSQIGGDSMLGKAAEGQMEGKELQEGGSRELVEKAENHIDEQQRQQEEVESLECSAAESAQQNQGEREPSSPISCSQASVPPTGNPEREQSDSLMGSGLGMHYSQHNSEANFVAQDNYELMVLNGTEGSITKEEEGGDNGVGNADLVDGRMLSTEGQTASLEGGTEIENSSDSTADGNRQETMAPVDQGECESSDKTGDMESENENVRNVMQEDKSNQTSDGTRDMDEEAGAASPVCAEPQTPPAESTDKDQKEECPKESTLIEGGDETAESVSSDLKHETADVVLEPKEKPKKGKGVKTTQQQAKKKGATERASVQAVTTSSQPENTGASGKKKKKKKKGKQKQKLTENPEEAKQVDEEEQEKTANDCMGTPLVKEMETDLSTVDPSAEECQTETVEETEIKTLNQALQDDERVDKEEKTEQEGGNDSEVLEGKNVEETDILAGGIGIKHEVDVPSESSSLLEEETSKALADGIKHANVGNTFSLEAFTEEPVGSDFPKEVQIPQEDPNRSDCDLNKAEGNVQEIQGAQDNLIKYVTESEGALLEATETEEMDSCEEAEVLEKEQLSGYHKEDQACSEDVELQERVDAQRHVTISKEFAADVLVKDNGLESDVAGQTENLFEEENDSCEEPPECIMEEGAELTDSQNTESTSVEPTVPNQVEMVNPSISEKYNEGELKLEEVDLQPKELDDDEEGGESFQFDDDLGSNLEASNNTISSRPHEDNSLEEISTNEGKADEDTEAKLGENPDSRPEKESGNSQCQNPSIRDCPEVQDEGNSSADVLGTVKVEQMSDGSQSVQNSVEEGEEAVAFVTGSHSAENQESQPTEEPPEGSEEQVNAGSAKGSKKGKAKGKEDCRMA, encoded by the exons ATGGACTTCTTGTCAGAGGTCAGCCAGAAGCAG GCTGAGGCCCGGCTTGCAGCTAAACGGGCCGCCAGGGCGGAAGCTCGTGAGATTCGCATGAAGGAGCTGGAGTGGCAGCAGAATGAG ATATCAGATGATGAGGAGCGCATGTCAGTAGGGAGTCGTGGGAGTCTGAGG GTGGAGGACAGGGACAAAGACCACCTGGAGAAG GGTTCCCGGGCCACCTCCACCCTCGCCTCTCTGAGCCGGGCCTCCTCCAGGAGAGGAAGTGGTGACGCTTCAAATTGGGCAGATCCTGAAACGTCTGTGCGAGAAATGAAG GACTCTATGCTGGAGGTAGAGCAGAAGTATCGCAAGGCCATGGTGTTCAATGCCCAGCTGGACAATGAAAAGTCTAAGCTGATGTACCAGGTGGATGTGCTGAAGGACTCGCTGatggagctggaggagcagctGTCGGAATCGCGCCGCGAGCATGAGGAGAAGTCAAAG GCATTAGAGCGGGAGAGACACGCCCACAACATCCTGCAGTTCCAGTTCAGTGAGCTGAAGGAGATGCTCAAGCAGAGCGAGGAGCTGCTCACT GAGAACCGTAAGTTGAGTCTCAAGCAGGATGGCTATGTTAGGGAGATTGCGGACCTACAGGAGACTCTGGAGTGGAAAGATAAAAAGATTGGG GCCTTAGAGAGGCAGAAGGAGTATTCTGATGCTATCCAAAACGAGCGCGATGACCTCAGGAATGAGGTCCTTCAGCTGAGAGATACTTTGAAG AAACATGGCATAGTTCTTGGGCCTGATCTTAACGCCAATGGAGAGACGGAAGGTGTGATTGACAGACTTACCAACGCAGACTCTGCCACACGATCAGCCCAAGACCCTCAAACGAGTCAGATTGGGGGCGACAGCATGCTAG GCAAAGCCGCGGAGGGGCAGATGGAAGGTAAAGAGTTACAGGAAGGGGGCAGTAGAGAGCTGGTGGAGAAGGCTGAGAACCACATAGATGAACAGCAGAGGCAACAGGAGGAGGTGGAGTCACTGGAATGCAGTGCCGCTGAAAGTGCACAGCAGAACCAGGGTGAAAGAGAGCCGTCTTCACCTATTTCCTGCAGCCAGGCCAGTGTGCCTCCTACAGGGAATCCCGAGAGAGAACAATCCGATTCCCTCATGGGGTCTGGGCTTGGGATGCATTACAGTCAGCACAATTCAGAGGCTAACTTTGTAGCTCAAGACAATTATGAATTGATGGTGCTTAATGGCACAGAGGGTTCTATTACAAAGGAAGAAGAGGGTGGAGACAATGGGGTGGGGAACGCAGATCTGGTCGACGGGAGGATGTTGAGTACCGAAGGACAAACGGCAAGTCTGGAGGGTGGAACGGAAATAGAAAATAGCTCAGACAGCACAGCCGATGGGAACCGCCAGGAAACCATGGCACCAGTGGATCAAGGAGAATGCGAGTCCAGTGATAAGACTGGAGATATGGAATCTGAGAATGAGAATGTCAGAAATGTTATGCAAGAAGATAAATCTAACCAAACCAGTGACGGCACCAGAGACATGGATGAGGAGGCTGGTGCAGCTTCTCCTGTATGTGCTGAACCACAGACCCCTCCTGCAGAAAGCACAGACAAGGACCAGAAAGAAGAATGTCCGAAGGAGTCAACTTTGATTGAAGGGGGTGATGAGACAGCTGAAAGTGTGTCTAGTGACCTGAAGCATGAAACTGCTGATGTGGTTTTGGAACCAAAGGAAAAACCGAAGAAGGGAAAAGGTGTGAAGACCACCCAGCAACAGGCAAAGAAGAAGGGGGCGACCGAGAGAGCTTCAGTTCAAGCCGTTACTACGTCTTCACAGCCAGAGAATACTGGTGCTTCTGgtaagaagaagaaaaagaaaaagaaaggcaaacagaaacaaaaactcACTGAAAATCCAGAGGAAGCTAAGCAGGTAgatgaggaggagcaggagaagaCAGCAAATGATTGCATGGGGACTCCTTTGGTCAAAGAGATGGAGACCGATCTATCGACAGTAGATCCTTCAGCTGAGGAATGTCAGACTGAAACTGTGGAGGAAACTGAAATCAAAACATTAAATCAGGCACTGCAGGATGATGAGAGGGTGGACAAGGAGGAAAAAACAGAGCAGGAAGGAGGAAATGACAGTGAAGTGTTGGAGGGCAAGAACGTTGAAGAAACAGATATCCTTGCAGGTGGCATAGGCATCAAGCATGAAGTGGATGTGCCATCAGAAAGCTCTTCCCTCCTGGAGGAAGAGACAAGCAAAGCCTTAGCTGATGGGATCAAGCATGCTAATGTAGGAAACACATTCAGCCTTGAGGCCTTTACTGAGGAACCTGTTGGCTCTGATTTTCCTAAGGAGGTACAAATCCCACAAGAAGACCCGAATAGAAGTGATTGTGATCTGAATAAGGCTGAGGGAAATGTCCAGGAGATTCAGGGTGCTCAGGataacttaataaaatatgTCACTGAGAGTGAAGGTGCACTGCTTGAAGCAACAGAGACTGAGGAGATGGATAGCTGTGAAGAAGCTGAGGTGCTGGAAAAAGAACAGCTGTCAGGATATCACAAAGAAGACCAGGCCTGCAGTGAAGATGTTGAGTTGCAGGAAAGAGTAGATGCTCAAAGACATGTAACTATAAGTAAGGAGTTTGCTGCTGACGTTCTGGTCAAGGACAACGGGCTTGAGAGCGACGTTGCAGGGCAAACTGAGAATTTGTTTGAGGAGGAAAATGACTCCTGTGAGGAGCCACCTGAGTGTATAATGGAGGAAGGTGCTGAATTAACAGATTCCCAAAACACAGAGTCAACATCTGTTGAACCAACAGTTCCAAACCAAGTGGAAATGGTGAATCCAAGCATATCTGAAAAATACAATGAGGGCGAATTAAAGTTAGAAGAGGTGGACTTGCAACCAAAAGAGCTGGACGATGATGAAGAAGGAGGAGAGTCATTCCAGTTTGATGATGATTTAGGTTCGAATTTGGAAGCATCTAATAATACAATTAGCAGTAGGCCACATGAAGACAATAGTTTGGAAGAAATATCCACAAATGAAGGAAAAGCTGATGAAGACACAGAAGCGAAGTTAGGAGAAAACCCTGATTCCAGACCAGAAAAGGAATCTGGAAACAGTCAGTGCCAGAATCCCAGTATAAGAGACTGCCCTGAAGTACAGGATGAGGGGAATTCATCTGCAGATGTTTTGGGAACAGTGAAGGTGGAGCAGATGTCTGATGGGTCACAGTCAGTCCAGAATTCCGTAGAGGAAGGGGAAGAGGCCGTGGCATTTGTGACAGGGAGTCATTCCGCTGAGAATCAGGAGAGCCAACCAACAGAAGAGCCACCGGAGGGCAGTGAAGAGCAAGTCAACGCAGGCTCAGCAAAAGGCAGTAAGAAGGGCAAGGCCAAGGGCAAAGAAGACTGTCGCATGGCCTAG
- the LOC111850190 gene encoding uncharacterized protein isoform X4: MEESERYSYHSRRCTSISDDEERMSVGSRGSLRVEDRDKDHLEKGSRATSTLASLSRASSRRGSGDASNWADPETSVREMKDSMLEVEQKYRKAMVFNAQLDNEKSKLMYQVDVLKDSLMELEEQLSESRREHEEKSKALERERHAHNILQFQFSELKEMLKQSEELLTENRKLSLKQDGYVREIADLQETLEWKDKKIGALERQKEYSDAIQNERDDLRNEVLQLRDTLKKHGIVLGPDLNANGETEGVIDRLTNADSATRSAQDPQTSQIGGDSMLGKAAEGQMEGKELQEGGSRELVEKAENHIDEQQRQQEEVESLECSAAESAQQNQGEREPSSPISCSQASVPPTGNPEREQSDSLMGSGLGMHYSQHNSEANFVAQDNYELMVLNGTEGSITKEEEGGDNGVGNADLVDGRMLSTEGQTASLEGGTEIENSSDSTADGNRQETMAPVDQGECESSDKTGDMESENENVRNVMQEDKSNQTSDGTRDMDEEAGAASPVCAEPQTPPAESTDKDQKEECPKESTLIEGGDETAESVSSDLKHETADVVLEPKEKPKKGKGVKTTQQQAKKKGATERASVQAVTTSSQPENTGASGKKKKKKKKGKQKQKLTENPEEAKQVDEEEQEKTANDCMGTPLVKEMETDLSTVDPSAEECQTETVEETEIKTLNQALQDDERVDKEEKTEQEGGNDSEVLEGKNVEETDILAGGIGIKHEVDVPSESSSLLEEETSKALADGIKHANVGNTFSLEAFTEEPVGSDFPKEVQIPQEDPNRSDCDLNKAEGNVQEIQGAQDNLIKYVTESEGALLEATETEEMDSCEEAEVLEKEQLSGYHKEDQACSEDVELQERVDAQRHVTISKEFAADVLVKDNGLESDVAGQTENLFEEENDSCEEPPECIMEEGAELTDSQNTESTSVEPTVPNQVEMVNPSISEKYNEGELKLEEVDLQPKELDDDEEGGESFQFDDDLGSNLEASNNTISSRPHEDNSLEEISTNEGKADEDTEAKLGENPDSRPEKESGNSQCQNPSIRDCPEVQDEGNSSADVLGTVKVEQMSDGSQSVQNSVEEGEEAVAFVTGSHSAENQESQPTEEPPEGSEEQVNAGSAKGSKKGKAKGKEDCRMA; this comes from the exons ATG GAGGAGAGTGAGAGGTATTCCTACCACTCAAGGAGATGCACTTCG ATATCAGATGATGAGGAGCGCATGTCAGTAGGGAGTCGTGGGAGTCTGAGG GTGGAGGACAGGGACAAAGACCACCTGGAGAAG GGTTCCCGGGCCACCTCCACCCTCGCCTCTCTGAGCCGGGCCTCCTCCAGGAGAGGAAGTGGTGACGCTTCAAATTGGGCAGATCCTGAAACGTCTGTGCGAGAAATGAAG GACTCTATGCTGGAGGTAGAGCAGAAGTATCGCAAGGCCATGGTGTTCAATGCCCAGCTGGACAATGAAAAGTCTAAGCTGATGTACCAGGTGGATGTGCTGAAGGACTCGCTGatggagctggaggagcagctGTCGGAATCGCGCCGCGAGCATGAGGAGAAGTCAAAG GCATTAGAGCGGGAGAGACACGCCCACAACATCCTGCAGTTCCAGTTCAGTGAGCTGAAGGAGATGCTCAAGCAGAGCGAGGAGCTGCTCACT GAGAACCGTAAGTTGAGTCTCAAGCAGGATGGCTATGTTAGGGAGATTGCGGACCTACAGGAGACTCTGGAGTGGAAAGATAAAAAGATTGGG GCCTTAGAGAGGCAGAAGGAGTATTCTGATGCTATCCAAAACGAGCGCGATGACCTCAGGAATGAGGTCCTTCAGCTGAGAGATACTTTGAAG AAACATGGCATAGTTCTTGGGCCTGATCTTAACGCCAATGGAGAGACGGAAGGTGTGATTGACAGACTTACCAACGCAGACTCTGCCACACGATCAGCCCAAGACCCTCAAACGAGTCAGATTGGGGGCGACAGCATGCTAG GCAAAGCCGCGGAGGGGCAGATGGAAGGTAAAGAGTTACAGGAAGGGGGCAGTAGAGAGCTGGTGGAGAAGGCTGAGAACCACATAGATGAACAGCAGAGGCAACAGGAGGAGGTGGAGTCACTGGAATGCAGTGCCGCTGAAAGTGCACAGCAGAACCAGGGTGAAAGAGAGCCGTCTTCACCTATTTCCTGCAGCCAGGCCAGTGTGCCTCCTACAGGGAATCCCGAGAGAGAACAATCCGATTCCCTCATGGGGTCTGGGCTTGGGATGCATTACAGTCAGCACAATTCAGAGGCTAACTTTGTAGCTCAAGACAATTATGAATTGATGGTGCTTAATGGCACAGAGGGTTCTATTACAAAGGAAGAAGAGGGTGGAGACAATGGGGTGGGGAACGCAGATCTGGTCGACGGGAGGATGTTGAGTACCGAAGGACAAACGGCAAGTCTGGAGGGTGGAACGGAAATAGAAAATAGCTCAGACAGCACAGCCGATGGGAACCGCCAGGAAACCATGGCACCAGTGGATCAAGGAGAATGCGAGTCCAGTGATAAGACTGGAGATATGGAATCTGAGAATGAGAATGTCAGAAATGTTATGCAAGAAGATAAATCTAACCAAACCAGTGACGGCACCAGAGACATGGATGAGGAGGCTGGTGCAGCTTCTCCTGTATGTGCTGAACCACAGACCCCTCCTGCAGAAAGCACAGACAAGGACCAGAAAGAAGAATGTCCGAAGGAGTCAACTTTGATTGAAGGGGGTGATGAGACAGCTGAAAGTGTGTCTAGTGACCTGAAGCATGAAACTGCTGATGTGGTTTTGGAACCAAAGGAAAAACCGAAGAAGGGAAAAGGTGTGAAGACCACCCAGCAACAGGCAAAGAAGAAGGGGGCGACCGAGAGAGCTTCAGTTCAAGCCGTTACTACGTCTTCACAGCCAGAGAATACTGGTGCTTCTGgtaagaagaagaaaaagaaaaagaaaggcaaacagaaacaaaaactcACTGAAAATCCAGAGGAAGCTAAGCAGGTAgatgaggaggagcaggagaagaCAGCAAATGATTGCATGGGGACTCCTTTGGTCAAAGAGATGGAGACCGATCTATCGACAGTAGATCCTTCAGCTGAGGAATGTCAGACTGAAACTGTGGAGGAAACTGAAATCAAAACATTAAATCAGGCACTGCAGGATGATGAGAGGGTGGACAAGGAGGAAAAAACAGAGCAGGAAGGAGGAAATGACAGTGAAGTGTTGGAGGGCAAGAACGTTGAAGAAACAGATATCCTTGCAGGTGGCATAGGCATCAAGCATGAAGTGGATGTGCCATCAGAAAGCTCTTCCCTCCTGGAGGAAGAGACAAGCAAAGCCTTAGCTGATGGGATCAAGCATGCTAATGTAGGAAACACATTCAGCCTTGAGGCCTTTACTGAGGAACCTGTTGGCTCTGATTTTCCTAAGGAGGTACAAATCCCACAAGAAGACCCGAATAGAAGTGATTGTGATCTGAATAAGGCTGAGGGAAATGTCCAGGAGATTCAGGGTGCTCAGGataacttaataaaatatgTCACTGAGAGTGAAGGTGCACTGCTTGAAGCAACAGAGACTGAGGAGATGGATAGCTGTGAAGAAGCTGAGGTGCTGGAAAAAGAACAGCTGTCAGGATATCACAAAGAAGACCAGGCCTGCAGTGAAGATGTTGAGTTGCAGGAAAGAGTAGATGCTCAAAGACATGTAACTATAAGTAAGGAGTTTGCTGCTGACGTTCTGGTCAAGGACAACGGGCTTGAGAGCGACGTTGCAGGGCAAACTGAGAATTTGTTTGAGGAGGAAAATGACTCCTGTGAGGAGCCACCTGAGTGTATAATGGAGGAAGGTGCTGAATTAACAGATTCCCAAAACACAGAGTCAACATCTGTTGAACCAACAGTTCCAAACCAAGTGGAAATGGTGAATCCAAGCATATCTGAAAAATACAATGAGGGCGAATTAAAGTTAGAAGAGGTGGACTTGCAACCAAAAGAGCTGGACGATGATGAAGAAGGAGGAGAGTCATTCCAGTTTGATGATGATTTAGGTTCGAATTTGGAAGCATCTAATAATACAATTAGCAGTAGGCCACATGAAGACAATAGTTTGGAAGAAATATCCACAAATGAAGGAAAAGCTGATGAAGACACAGAAGCGAAGTTAGGAGAAAACCCTGATTCCAGACCAGAAAAGGAATCTGGAAACAGTCAGTGCCAGAATCCCAGTATAAGAGACTGCCCTGAAGTACAGGATGAGGGGAATTCATCTGCAGATGTTTTGGGAACAGTGAAGGTGGAGCAGATGTCTGATGGGTCACAGTCAGTCCAGAATTCCGTAGAGGAAGGGGAAGAGGCCGTGGCATTTGTGACAGGGAGTCATTCCGCTGAGAATCAGGAGAGCCAACCAACAGAAGAGCCACCGGAGGGCAGTGAAGAGCAAGTCAACGCAGGCTCAGCAAAAGGCAGTAAGAAGGGCAAGGCCAAGGGCAAAGAAGACTGTCGCATGGCCTAG